One region of Metallosphaera sedula DSM 5348 genomic DNA includes:
- a CDS encoding sugar phosphate nucleotidyltransferase, producing the protein MVSAIILAGGWATRLRPLSLTKPKSLFPVLGKPIIDYTLDALERADIKDVYISLRVMADNIIKHVERGGKKVTFVVEEEPLGDLGPLKYISEKYTLDDEVLVIYGDVYMEVDFKEILSLHRSNECGATIMSAEVEDPQRYGVLYTEGDRLIQIVEKPSNPLSKQINAGVYVFDKKLFSIINGKSIARHFLPKVLQQSCVSVYRYQGVWADIGIPADYLKLNFDLLRRKYPRGFISDKAKVSEKAELTPPYFIMEDAKVGEVYLDSNAILGKGSVVGNGSYVGESLLMDRVVVGENSFLKNVIVGDNSKIGKWNHIRERTILGEEVVTGDGVLLNRGTIILPYKEVSDPVYKEGKIIL; encoded by the coding sequence ATGGTTTCTGCTATTATTCTAGCTGGAGGATGGGCCACTAGGTTAAGGCCTTTGAGTTTGACAAAGCCAAAGTCCCTCTTTCCAGTTCTCGGGAAGCCTATAATTGATTATACGCTCGATGCACTAGAAAGGGCCGACATCAAGGACGTATATATCTCCTTAAGGGTAATGGCTGATAACATCATTAAACATGTGGAGAGGGGAGGGAAGAAGGTCACCTTTGTTGTGGAGGAGGAACCACTTGGCGACTTAGGACCCCTGAAATACATCTCTGAAAAATATACCTTAGACGACGAGGTTCTAGTGATCTACGGTGACGTGTACATGGAGGTGGACTTCAAGGAGATCCTCTCGCTTCACAGGAGTAATGAGTGCGGTGCAACTATCATGTCAGCTGAGGTGGAGGACCCCCAGAGGTACGGGGTCCTCTACACGGAGGGGGATAGGCTAATCCAGATCGTGGAGAAACCTTCGAACCCCCTTTCCAAACAGATTAATGCAGGAGTTTACGTCTTTGACAAGAAGCTTTTCTCGATAATAAACGGAAAGTCGATCGCAAGGCATTTCCTTCCCAAAGTCTTACAACAGAGTTGCGTCTCAGTTTATAGGTATCAGGGAGTTTGGGCAGACATCGGGATACCGGCGGATTATCTCAAGTTAAACTTTGATCTCCTGAGGAGGAAATATCCCCGTGGCTTTATCTCGGATAAGGCTAAGGTGAGCGAGAAAGCCGAGTTAACTCCTCCCTATTTTATAATGGAGGATGCAAAGGTGGGAGAGGTATACTTGGACTCTAACGCAATACTAGGAAAAGGTTCAGTAGTGGGCAATGGATCATACGTAGGGGAGAGTCTACTCATGGATAGGGTTGTGGTAGGAGAGAACTCATTTCTGAAGAACGTTATCGTGGGAGACAATAGTAAGATAGGGAAATGGAACCACATCAGGGAGAGGACTATCCTAGGAGAGGAAGTAGTTACGGGAGATGGAGTACTTCTAAATAGGGGAACAATAATCTTACCATATAAGGAAGTCTCAGATCCAGTTTACAAGGAGGGCAAGATAATTCTATGA
- a CDS encoding superoxide dismutase, translating to MSSSISFKKFELPPLPYKVDALEPYISKDIIDVHYNGHHKGYVTGANTFMERFNKVIKGELQSGQYDVQGLMRGIVFNINGHKLHALYWDNMAPAGKGGGQPGGALADLIVKQYGSYDRFKQVFTETANSLPGTGWTVLYYDTENGNLEIMTFENHFMNHIAELPILLILDEFEHAYYLQYKNKRADYVTNWWNVVNWDYAEKKLQKYLK from the coding sequence ATGAGTTCTTCCATATCTTTCAAAAAATTCGAATTGCCTCCACTACCCTATAAGGTAGATGCACTGGAACCATACATAAGTAAGGATATAATCGACGTTCACTATAACGGCCATCACAAGGGATATGTGACGGGAGCCAACACATTCATGGAAAGGTTCAACAAGGTTATAAAGGGAGAGCTACAGAGCGGGCAATACGACGTTCAGGGTCTAATGAGAGGAATAGTATTCAACATAAATGGTCATAAGCTTCACGCCTTGTATTGGGACAACATGGCCCCCGCTGGTAAGGGAGGCGGACAGCCAGGCGGTGCCCTCGCTGATCTCATTGTGAAGCAGTACGGGAGCTATGACAGGTTCAAGCAAGTTTTCACTGAGACTGCGAACTCGTTACCAGGCACAGGTTGGACTGTCCTTTACTACGACACTGAGAACGGTAACCTTGAGATCATGACCTTTGAGAACCACTTCATGAACCACATTGCAGAACTTCCGATCCTCCTGATCCTAGACGAGTTCGAACATGCCTACTACCTGCAATACAAGAACAAGAGGGCAGACTACGTAACTAACTGGTGGAACGTGGTAAACTGGGATTACGCTGAGAAGAAGTTGCAGAAATATCTCAAGTAA
- a CDS encoding FMN-binding glutamate synthase family protein, whose product MLIINKYLPIPKQTDSEFWTIDRLEHIRQLALTGEPYQIFTSRRNNLRILDRVEFRVAETKITREPSADTRVSFSGISMSSPLYLGDMSYGALSGTPNIAIAEAADITGTLAGTGEGGLHPEVAKHKRIFVQWASARFGVDVDVLNAGLGVVIKIGQGAKPGIGGHLPGSKVTEPISKTRRIPVGMDAISPAPHHDIYSIEDLGQRIEALKELTGKPVFVKVAATNYIPYVVSGIARMKADGVIIDGHGAGTGATPAVIRDNVGIPIELAVSSADSVLKREGLRDNFTIIAAGRVGDATDAAKLIALGADVVSVGTGALIAMGCVMVHKCHIGSCPTALTNKIDGTRIMETEFGTKMLVNFVRGFSLELANILDNLNLSSVSQLKGRRDLLYGYGLSRDTLEILGIRGEVEELNPKLGELWTRRRKNALHDLINKGEPSLTSMGSTAPPDVEKPARILDWLRSDGAQVTRPSIDPYREDIDTSFLLKGGELYLSLPVIFDVSNLPLEYTQAFAWASLALGTLVFSVETIRQFEEVSLSSDGKGIATWSTKPSLGNYFIPEDLEEMEELANEGEVPGFILDEDIMGEDIELVISDADLRLKEAGVRNRYDLIAKSSRLRDSSDVFKLVALGADSVIMPYSVLEVAIGEGSKGNLKERAFNLISGMRKEIALLAGSAGIYSIQSSLTGNRELLRAVNLNSYVARRIRVRQAGSL is encoded by the coding sequence ATGCTCATAATAAACAAGTATTTACCAATCCCTAAACAGACGGACTCGGAGTTTTGGACAATAGACAGGCTAGAGCATATAAGGCAACTTGCACTTACAGGTGAACCGTATCAGATCTTCACCAGCAGAAGGAACAATTTGAGGATACTGGACAGGGTTGAGTTTAGGGTCGCTGAGACCAAGATAACAAGGGAGCCCTCAGCAGACACCAGGGTCTCCTTCAGCGGAATATCTATGTCCTCACCCCTATACCTAGGCGACATGTCGTACGGAGCCCTCAGTGGAACCCCTAACATTGCCATTGCGGAGGCGGCTGACATCACAGGTACGCTCGCTGGAACCGGAGAGGGCGGACTTCATCCAGAGGTAGCGAAACACAAGAGAATATTTGTTCAATGGGCCTCAGCTAGGTTCGGGGTAGATGTTGACGTTCTAAACGCTGGGCTGGGGGTAGTAATAAAGATAGGCCAGGGGGCCAAGCCGGGGATTGGCGGACATTTACCCGGAAGTAAGGTAACCGAGCCGATTTCCAAGACCAGGAGGATCCCAGTTGGGATGGACGCGATCTCGCCAGCCCCACATCACGACATTTACTCCATAGAGGACCTGGGACAGAGAATTGAGGCGCTAAAGGAGTTAACGGGCAAGCCTGTCTTCGTAAAGGTAGCAGCGACTAACTACATACCCTACGTGGTCTCAGGAATTGCCAGGATGAAAGCGGACGGAGTCATAATTGACGGTCACGGAGCGGGAACAGGAGCCACTCCTGCAGTGATACGGGACAACGTTGGGATACCCATAGAGTTGGCTGTATCTTCGGCAGACTCTGTCCTAAAGAGGGAAGGTCTAAGGGACAACTTCACTATCATTGCTGCTGGAAGAGTGGGAGATGCAACAGACGCAGCGAAGCTGATTGCGCTAGGAGCAGACGTAGTGAGCGTTGGAACTGGAGCTTTGATTGCCATGGGTTGCGTCATGGTCCATAAGTGTCACATAGGGTCGTGTCCCACTGCACTAACTAACAAGATAGATGGCACGAGGATAATGGAGACCGAGTTTGGAACTAAGATGCTCGTCAACTTCGTGAGGGGATTCTCCCTGGAGCTTGCGAACATTCTAGATAACCTTAATCTGTCCTCTGTCTCACAACTTAAGGGTAGAAGGGATCTACTTTACGGTTATGGGCTATCCAGGGACACCCTGGAGATTCTTGGAATCCGGGGAGAGGTTGAGGAGCTGAACCCCAAGTTAGGTGAACTTTGGACCAGGAGAAGAAAGAACGCCCTTCATGACCTCATAAACAAGGGAGAGCCATCACTCACCAGCATGGGTAGCACCGCACCACCTGACGTTGAGAAACCAGCTAGGATCCTCGACTGGCTTAGGTCCGACGGCGCACAGGTTACCAGGCCGTCCATTGACCCCTATAGGGAGGATATTGATACTAGTTTCCTTCTTAAGGGAGGTGAGCTTTACCTGTCACTGCCCGTAATTTTTGACGTGAGCAACTTACCGTTGGAGTATACTCAGGCCTTTGCCTGGGCTTCACTTGCCCTGGGAACCCTGGTCTTCTCAGTGGAGACCATTCGTCAATTTGAGGAAGTCTCGCTTTCCTCAGACGGAAAGGGAATTGCTACCTGGTCCACGAAACCCTCACTGGGCAACTACTTCATCCCGGAAGACCTCGAGGAGATGGAGGAACTGGCTAATGAGGGTGAGGTCCCGGGTTTCATCCTAGATGAGGATATCATGGGGGAGGACATAGAGCTTGTGATATCGGATGCGGACCTCAGGCTTAAGGAAGCTGGAGTAAGGAATAGGTATGACCTAATAGCCAAGTCCTCAAGGCTCAGGGACTCCTCGGACGTGTTCAAGCTTGTGGCCCTTGGCGCAGATTCCGTGATCATGCCCTACAGCGTTCTCGAGGTGGCCATAGGAGAAGGAAGTAAGGGAAACCTAAAGGAGAGAGCCTTTAACCTGATCTCGGGAATGAGGAAGGAGATCGCGCTGTTGGCTGGATCAGCGGGAATTTACAGCATTCAGTCAAGCTTAACTGGAAACAGGGAACTCCTGAGGGCGGTGAACCTGAACTCCTACGTCGCTAGGAGAATAAGAGTGAGGCAGGCTGGTTCGCTATGA
- a CDS encoding sulfurtransferase TusA family protein, with the protein MPQTFSLDLRGKSCDEFMVEISKVLVAMKPGDVLSLVADQDRILCTHQLLKNAPRYLFKGDVVGDHAEITIRRVR; encoded by the coding sequence ATGCCACAGACGTTCTCGTTAGATTTAAGGGGAAAATCATGCGACGAATTCATGGTTGAAATATCCAAGGTATTAGTTGCAATGAAACCAGGAGATGTACTTTCGCTAGTCGCTGATCAGGACAGGATACTTTGCACACATCAACTTCTCAAGAATGCTCCTAGGTATCTATTTAAGGGGGATGTAGTAGGGGATCACGCCGAGATCACCATTAGAAGAGTAAGGTAA
- a CDS encoding DUF364 domain-containing protein — protein MILSEMLEELSYELKRRRVVNLCVGPSYTGVLLDDQSMGISITLTDGEVEEAGELQGKSAYDVANNFDSPMRRSISTAVMNALSPADLRSGDPLQLFQGGKLCMFGYSPQVKVEGFTEVVSYDFSPQPVPGSRPFSEFRGEVCTTAVIFGSSLVLNNIEKIIKNVKADHLIMNGASSVMALGTLKKYGFEAVGKLVPVDRNRAFRTICEGGNARQLARFLERVHVTL, from the coding sequence ATGATATTATCCGAAATGTTGGAGGAACTCTCATACGAGCTCAAGAGGAGGAGGGTAGTAAACCTATGCGTAGGTCCCTCCTACACCGGAGTTCTCCTTGATGATCAGAGCATGGGCATCTCAATTACCTTGACCGACGGAGAAGTGGAAGAGGCAGGGGAGTTACAGGGAAAGAGCGCCTATGACGTCGCAAATAATTTTGACTCTCCCATGAGGAGGAGCATCTCCACCGCGGTCATGAATGCGTTAAGTCCTGCTGATCTTAGAAGCGGAGACCCACTTCAGCTATTTCAAGGAGGAAAACTGTGCATGTTTGGCTATTCTCCCCAGGTTAAGGTTGAGGGATTCACCGAGGTAGTCTCGTATGATTTCTCTCCCCAACCGGTTCCCGGAAGTAGACCCTTCTCTGAGTTTAGGGGTGAGGTATGTACCACAGCAGTGATCTTCGGCTCGTCATTAGTTCTGAACAACATCGAGAAGATCATCAAGAACGTTAAGGCAGACCACCTTATTATGAACGGGGCCTCGTCAGTGATGGCGTTGGGAACTCTCAAGAAGTATGGGTTTGAGGCAGTTGGAAAGCTCGTACCGGTGGACAGGAACAGAGCCTTCAGGACAATCTGCGAAGGTGGAAACGCGAGGCAGCTAGCGAGATTCCTGGAAAGAGTTCACGTAACTCTCTAG
- a CDS encoding class II glutamine amidotransferase: protein MISPSGCGVFGVLRKPHAPKIQGDSVVRSIDAVSYRGSDKGAGFAVFNLEEGNYYYLKAFFLDDPGKMRIAMESQGLQVIEESIEAEDRGVCSCSYKVSIGNIAQLRKAVRNLNEMLWPERKGRIYSMGKSLQVFKGVGYPKDIAKIYDVNKYEGDMWLAHTRQPTNSPGSYPYWSHPFSSFDVAIVHNGDVSSFGANLEFLQSRGWGGFVGTDSEVMAFLFEELISEGLTVEEVAKILVNPSRRTSAISPHHDYLYRNARLDGPFTAVIGYDSGDDLYLVGLADRSKFRPVLIGEDDYYYYIASEESQIRLMSREARVWTLSPGSYFIASLRKGILSHGRELEEIRNFSPPPTFVSPNYDIDATAIGYKDLDKEILRTGKKEVKVVNVLGHRFIGIKFPRGGLKVRLYGVVGNAMANLNENNEFYVYGNVADDCCDTMHGGKVVITGDARDVLAQTLQGGKVFVGGNAGNRVGIQMREYANKRPYLVIGGRVDDYLGEYMAGGVIMVLGMREKGEKTGNFVGTGMVGGKIYVRGRVDPGRIGMQPNRLEVMRLLKALAMEGYVHDVDYNMSYIDVMKKLEGEAKKYAKRLFEEKVGIPTYEYRELSDSEFKEVEPIIREYDQDLGTRATELLSEKFTVIYPSKEK from the coding sequence ATGATCTCGCCATCGGGTTGTGGAGTTTTCGGGGTTCTGAGGAAACCACACGCCCCTAAGATACAGGGAGATTCCGTGGTAAGATCCATAGACGCTGTAAGCTATAGGGGAAGCGATAAGGGGGCAGGGTTTGCTGTATTTAACCTGGAGGAGGGCAACTACTACTACCTAAAGGCGTTCTTCCTAGATGACCCCGGAAAGATGAGGATAGCGATGGAGAGCCAAGGTCTTCAGGTGATAGAGGAGAGCATCGAGGCCGAGGATAGGGGGGTATGCAGTTGTAGCTATAAGGTTTCCATCGGGAACATAGCCCAGTTAAGGAAGGCAGTGAGGAACCTCAACGAGATGCTATGGCCAGAGAGGAAGGGTAGGATATACAGCATGGGTAAATCCCTTCAGGTGTTCAAGGGAGTCGGCTATCCCAAGGATATAGCCAAGATATATGACGTAAACAAGTACGAGGGAGATATGTGGTTGGCCCACACAAGACAGCCAACCAACTCCCCAGGTAGTTATCCCTATTGGTCTCACCCCTTCTCCTCCTTTGATGTGGCCATCGTTCACAACGGTGACGTTAGCTCCTTCGGTGCCAACCTGGAGTTCCTTCAATCCAGGGGATGGGGAGGTTTCGTGGGGACGGACAGTGAGGTCATGGCGTTCCTCTTCGAGGAGTTGATCAGCGAAGGTCTCACTGTGGAAGAAGTTGCAAAGATCCTGGTTAATCCTTCCAGGAGGACCAGTGCCATATCCCCGCATCATGATTACCTTTATAGGAACGCGAGACTCGATGGACCCTTCACTGCGGTGATTGGGTATGACTCTGGGGATGACCTATATCTTGTGGGTTTGGCCGATAGATCCAAGTTCAGGCCTGTGTTGATTGGCGAGGACGATTACTACTACTATATTGCGAGCGAGGAAAGTCAGATAAGACTCATGAGTCGCGAGGCGAGAGTTTGGACCCTCAGCCCCGGATCTTACTTCATTGCTTCCTTAAGGAAAGGGATACTTAGTCATGGGAGAGAGCTAGAGGAGATAAGGAATTTCTCTCCTCCTCCTACCTTTGTTTCCCCAAATTATGATATAGACGCTACTGCAATTGGTTACAAAGACCTGGACAAGGAAATTCTTAGGACTGGGAAGAAGGAGGTCAAGGTTGTAAACGTCCTGGGACACAGGTTCATTGGTATAAAGTTTCCCAGGGGAGGGCTTAAGGTCAGGTTATATGGGGTTGTGGGAAACGCAATGGCTAACCTCAACGAGAACAACGAATTCTACGTTTACGGTAACGTTGCAGACGACTGTTGTGACACCATGCATGGGGGAAAGGTGGTGATTACCGGGGACGCAAGGGACGTTCTCGCGCAAACTCTTCAGGGAGGGAAAGTTTTCGTTGGCGGAAATGCGGGCAACAGGGTCGGCATACAGATGCGTGAATACGCCAACAAGAGACCCTACCTGGTGATAGGTGGAAGGGTGGATGACTATCTTGGGGAATACATGGCAGGAGGGGTGATCATGGTTCTTGGAATGAGGGAGAAGGGTGAAAAAACGGGCAACTTCGTGGGAACAGGAATGGTTGGGGGAAAGATATACGTACGTGGTAGGGTAGACCCTGGAAGGATAGGGATGCAACCCAATAGGCTAGAGGTCATGAGACTTCTAAAGGCACTCGCCATGGAGGGTTACGTGCACGACGTGGACTATAACATGTCATATATTGACGTGATGAAAAAATTGGAGGGCGAAGCTAAGAAGTACGCCAAGAGGCTTTTCGAGGAAAAGGTGGGAATACCGACTTACGAGTACAGGGAGTTGAGTGACTCGGAGTTTAAGGAAGTTGAGCCTATCATAAGGGAGTACGATCAAGATCTAGGTACAAGAGCTACTGAACTTTTGAGCGAGAAATTCACCGTTATTTACCCGTCCAAGGAGAAATAA
- a CDS encoding lysylphosphatidylglycerol synthase domain-containing protein has protein sequence MEKKLLIAVLIPPAVIIAYSLYFHIDFVNVLKTMDPVLLALFVATYLVQLLILAIRDSRITKVPYFTAFKARLLGNAVGLVIPGWAGQDLARASVYSRYNQDLVKSFALSLSEAFYDVVIGSLMFLVLVEIRASPVDFIYILATLGNVVGWVAGTGYVIFTSKKVVKAEERLIKLMRLENYYSLLQKGKDMVKEATTKEALIVNSLLTLLGYLVQSVAFYYIVPSFPLDVLVNMTYFAASLIPVPASSGFAELGLSIYFIPRVVVALRILELIDYSLGFLLIREISLKDLKRQFDEIRSYGKLSERPSS, from the coding sequence ATGGAGAAAAAACTACTGATCGCAGTACTGATACCACCTGCTGTAATTATCGCTTATTCGCTCTATTTTCATATTGACTTCGTGAATGTGCTAAAAACCATGGATCCTGTGCTCCTTGCTCTCTTCGTGGCAACCTACCTGGTGCAACTCCTGATCCTCGCAATACGCGATTCTAGGATCACCAAGGTACCTTACTTCACCGCGTTCAAGGCCAGGTTGCTGGGTAACGCTGTTGGGCTAGTAATTCCAGGATGGGCAGGCCAAGACTTGGCGAGAGCCTCAGTATATTCCAGGTATAACCAAGACCTGGTTAAGTCCTTCGCCCTTTCCCTATCTGAGGCCTTCTATGACGTCGTGATAGGCTCCCTCATGTTTCTGGTACTAGTAGAGATAAGGGCCTCTCCTGTGGACTTCATCTATATCCTTGCCACCCTAGGTAACGTAGTGGGGTGGGTCGCGGGAACAGGATACGTGATCTTCACCTCTAAGAAGGTGGTGAAGGCAGAGGAGAGATTGATCAAGCTCATGAGACTTGAGAACTACTACTCCCTTCTTCAAAAGGGAAAGGACATGGTTAAGGAGGCAACAACTAAGGAGGCCTTGATCGTGAATTCGCTCCTCACTCTTCTAGGCTACCTGGTTCAGTCAGTTGCATTTTACTACATAGTCCCCTCTTTTCCTCTAGATGTTCTAGTTAACATGACCTACTTTGCAGCTTCCCTAATTCCAGTGCCGGCCAGTTCAGGTTTCGCTGAATTGGGGCTCTCGATCTACTTCATTCCGAGGGTTGTGGTGGCGCTTAGAATCTTGGAACTCATAGATTACTCCCTCGGTTTCCTCCTCATAAGGGAGATAAGCCTTAAAGACCTTAAAAGGCAATTTGATGAGATTAGATCATATGGAAAACTTTCTGAGAGACCCAGCTCCTGA
- a CDS encoding KEOPS complex subunit Pcc1, whose translation MIQRIRLEISTENPSEILNAIQVDNVELPEGMTIKMKENEKGVEIIVEMRYTDPRSILTLRNTVDEILEHVEMLERVLKSDSKL comes from the coding sequence TTGATTCAAAGGATAAGGCTTGAAATTTCCACGGAGAATCCGAGCGAGATACTTAACGCAATTCAGGTTGATAACGTGGAACTGCCAGAGGGAATGACCATTAAGATGAAGGAGAACGAAAAAGGTGTTGAAATAATTGTGGAAATGAGGTACACCGATCCAAGGTCAATACTCACCCTCAGGAACACGGTGGATGAGATATTGGAACACGTGGAAATGTTGGAGAGGGTTCTGAAGAGCGATTCGAAGTTATAA